A window of the Acidithiobacillus thiooxidans ATCC 19377 genome harbors these coding sequences:
- a CDS encoding aldolase translates to MSQFKHPPLGIPTDSAKRWTENYQLATQGSGRLFLMAGDQKVEHLNDDFVGGQVAADDADPEHLFRIASAAPVGCFAAQMGLISHYGMDYPEVPYLLKLNSKTHLVKTAQRDPASLQWQSMAQVRDFVRHSGLKIVGVGYTIYPGSLYEPEMLTEAARIIQDAHAMGLLAVIWAYPRGQAVGDKEQDPHMIAGASGLVACLGADFAKVNPPLDAQGNMDARLLGEAVAAAGRTQVICAGGSETDSESFLQRLHAQIHIGGTQGCATGRNVHQRSQPDAVHFCQAIHALVVKNQSVEEAAKLLGEAS, encoded by the coding sequence ATGTCTCAATTCAAGCACCCTCCCTTGGGTATCCCCACAGACAGCGCTAAACGCTGGACAGAAAACTACCAACTCGCCACGCAAGGAAGCGGGCGTCTTTTTTTGATGGCGGGCGACCAGAAGGTCGAGCATCTGAATGATGATTTTGTCGGAGGTCAGGTTGCTGCAGATGATGCTGATCCTGAACATCTTTTTCGGATTGCCAGTGCGGCACCGGTAGGTTGCTTCGCGGCTCAGATGGGGCTGATCAGCCACTATGGAATGGATTATCCTGAAGTGCCCTATCTGCTGAAACTCAACAGCAAAACCCATTTAGTGAAAACTGCCCAGCGTGATCCGGCCAGTTTGCAGTGGCAGAGCATGGCCCAGGTGCGTGATTTTGTCCGGCACTCCGGCCTGAAAATTGTAGGCGTCGGTTATACCATCTATCCCGGTTCACTATATGAGCCCGAGATGTTGACCGAAGCCGCGCGCATTATCCAGGATGCCCACGCCATGGGTCTTTTGGCCGTTATCTGGGCTTATCCGCGCGGACAGGCTGTAGGCGACAAGGAACAGGATCCGCACATGATTGCCGGAGCCAGCGGCCTCGTTGCCTGCCTCGGCGCTGATTTTGCGAAGGTGAATCCACCTTTGGATGCACAGGGAAACATGGATGCCCGCCTGCTGGGTGAGGCCGTTGCGGCAGCTGGACGTACTCAGGTCATTTGCGCCGGGGGCTCAGAAACCGACTCTGAATCCTTCTTGCAACGTCTGCATGCACAAATACATATTGGTGGGACCCAGGGCTGTGCCACAGGCCGAAATGTCCATCAACGCAGTCAACCGGATGCTGTACACTTTTGTCAGGCGATCCATGCCCTGGTCGTCAAAAATCAGAGCGTGGAAGAAGCTGCAAAACTTTTGGGAGAAGCGTCTTAA
- a CDS encoding GlsB/YeaQ/YmgE family stress response membrane protein — MLMNIIVFLIVGGIAGWLAGLLIKGRGFGIIGDIIVGIIGAFIGGFVLTTIGLIGLFGAGIIGAIIVAFIGAIILLFIVKLIKKL; from the coding sequence ATGTTAATGAACATTATTGTTTTTCTCATCGTCGGCGGAATCGCTGGCTGGCTGGCTGGATTGCTCATCAAAGGCCGGGGGTTTGGCATTATCGGAGACATCATTGTCGGCATCATCGGTGCTTTCATCGGTGGATTCGTCCTGACGACGATTGGCTTGATTGGTCTTTTTGGGGCGGGCATTATCGGTGCCATTATTGTTGCCTTTATTGGTGCCATTATTCTTTTGTTTATCGTCAAGCTCATCAAAAAACTCTAA
- a CDS encoding cytochrome d ubiquinol oxidase subunit II gives MHEIFRIHSTLSTFWWILLGVFFVIYIVLDGADLGAGVFSLLLNNENDRAAVMSSMAGTWDANETWLVVAGGVIFGAFPLVYGSTFNYLMIPLMFALWGIISRAVAFEFHVHAKSSRKFWGFMFGLGSLVAALFAGIALGATLLGFPMNTGNAQGIQVANDPFVNTVPHFSGNALSFLSAFSIWTGIGALIAGGLAGTLYLCARFEQDDPIYQKAHKSATLFSFLALAAVVITLIWSYAIMPDAAKWTGSGWFGWLILLIAILISAYKMMSNHAAHRDFAALLWCGAIVLFMWGGMWATNFPYIIPQTWTISQGGNPANDLAILTLFMTGFVPVMITYNIYQIWVFRKRITHLAGYESH, from the coding sequence ATGCATGAAATATTTCGCATTCATAGCACCTTAAGTACATTCTGGTGGATTTTGTTAGGGGTTTTCTTCGTCATTTATATTGTTCTCGACGGCGCGGATCTGGGGGCCGGCGTATTTTCCCTGCTCCTCAACAACGAGAATGATCGGGCGGCCGTCATGTCCTCCATGGCGGGCACCTGGGATGCCAATGAAACCTGGCTGGTGGTGGCCGGTGGCGTGATTTTCGGGGCCTTTCCTCTGGTTTATGGGTCCACATTCAATTATCTGATGATCCCGTTGATGTTTGCGCTCTGGGGCATCATTTCCCGGGCGGTGGCCTTTGAATTTCATGTCCACGCCAAAAGCAGCCGCAAATTCTGGGGCTTCATGTTTGGCCTTGGCAGTCTGGTCGCGGCCCTTTTTGCGGGGATTGCACTTGGAGCTACCTTGCTGGGCTTTCCGATGAATACCGGCAACGCGCAAGGCATTCAGGTGGCCAATGACCCGTTTGTGAATACGGTTCCGCACTTTTCCGGCAACGCCCTGAGCTTTCTTTCTGCTTTCAGCATCTGGACAGGCATTGGGGCGTTGATCGCCGGCGGTCTGGCAGGCACCTTGTACCTTTGTGCCCGTTTTGAGCAGGATGATCCCATCTACCAGAAGGCTCACAAGTCTGCCACTCTGTTTTCTTTCCTGGCGCTGGCGGCGGTAGTCATCACCTTGATCTGGTCCTACGCGATCATGCCCGATGCCGCCAAGTGGACGGGGAGCGGCTGGTTCGGCTGGCTGATTTTGCTCATTGCCATCCTGATTTCTGCCTACAAAATGATGAGCAATCACGCAGCCCACCGTGATTTCGCCGCACTGCTCTGGTGTGGCGCCATTGTGTTGTTCATGTGGGGCGGGATGTGGGCCACCAATTTCCCCTACATCATTCCGCAGACCTGGACCATCAGTCAGGGCGGCAATCCGGCTAATGACCTGGCCATCCTGACCCTGTTCATGACGGGATTCGTGCCGGTCATGATTACTTACAACATCTATCAGATCTGGGTGTTTCGCAAGCGCATCACCCATCTGGCCGGTTATGAAAGTCATTAA
- the ppk2 gene encoding polyphosphate kinase 2, which yields MSRNKKNSTMRSLQDDAHEKNHLDEKAHYKAELRALQIELVKLQRDIIRKNEKILVILEGRDSAGKDGSIKRIIEHLSPRETRVVALSKPSDREVSQWFFQRYIEHLPSAAEMVFFNRSWYNRAGVEKVMGFCTDQQYEEFFAEVNNFEGMLVRSGIHLFKFYLDISRDEQKQRLEARKDDPLKQWKTSPIDEKALKHWKDYSEARNIMFARSHSPFAPWIIVNANDKKIARLQLIKGLLSRLSYTDKDEMRVLPDQSIIFEYESLYLDNGMIQE from the coding sequence ATGTCCAGGAATAAAAAAAATAGTACGATGCGGTCACTTCAAGATGATGCGCACGAAAAAAATCATCTTGATGAAAAAGCCCATTACAAGGCAGAACTGCGGGCCCTCCAGATTGAGCTGGTCAAGTTGCAAAGAGATATTATTCGTAAAAATGAAAAAATACTGGTGATACTCGAAGGTCGGGATTCAGCCGGCAAGGATGGGTCCATCAAACGCATTATCGAACACCTCAGTCCTCGCGAAACCCGGGTGGTTGCATTAAGCAAGCCTTCGGACAGGGAAGTAAGTCAGTGGTTTTTTCAGCGCTACATAGAACACCTGCCCTCAGCCGCAGAAATGGTCTTTTTCAACCGCAGTTGGTATAACCGTGCAGGCGTTGAAAAGGTGATGGGATTCTGTACAGACCAGCAATACGAAGAGTTTTTCGCCGAAGTCAATAATTTTGAAGGGATGCTGGTGCGTTCCGGCATTCATCTATTCAAGTTCTATCTGGATATTTCGCGCGACGAGCAAAAACAACGCCTTGAAGCGCGCAAAGATGATCCACTCAAACAGTGGAAAACCAGTCCCATTGATGAAAAAGCTTTGAAACATTGGAAGGATTATAGCGAAGCACGCAATATCATGTTTGCCCGCAGTCATTCTCCTTTCGCCCCTTGGATTATCGTCAATGCCAATGATAAAAAGATAGCCCGGTTGCAACTCATCAAAGGGCTTTTGAGCCGGCTATCCTACACAGACAAGGATGAAATGCGGGTACTTCCTGACCAATCCATCATTTTTGAATATGAATCCCTTTATCTGGATAATGGGATGATCCAGGAATAA
- the glgP gene encoding alpha-glucan family phosphorylase: MTIAPCYLLPQMPESLSGLTELALDLRWAWSHAADSLWAEIAPELWEQTRNPWLILQNISSQTLQELAQNPAFIEKLKAFSAQHQEQLTQSSWFEQNYAQTSFRQVAYFSMEFGLSEALPIYSGGLGILAGDCLKTASDLGIPLLGIGLLWQQGYFRQTLDENSRQQEFYPYNDPTQMPVTPVRDSEGEWLRLQLPFPGRKVILRAWQAQVGRVTLYLLDSNDPLNTPADRGITAELYGGGPETRLQQEICLGIGGWLLLRRLGIQPEICHLNEGHAAFAILARAYSHMQDHGTQFECALNGTRAGNIFTTHTPVSAGFDRFPAELMTRYIAGAPEAFGVDVETILALGRENPDDPQEPFNMAWLAIRGSIMVNAVSRLHGEVSRRLFQPLFPRWPADEVPVTHVTNGVHMPSWDSAEADALWTSCCGKQRWLGDLQNLAAEFRKTPDSLIWELRSKGRQQVIHFARQRLQQQLAQAHAPLEEQERAALALDPNALTIGFARRFTAYKRPNLLLSNPDRLRQLLTNPHRPVQLLIAGKAHPRDEAGKKMIQQWTLFIHQHPELANHIVFIADYDMLVAEHLVQGVDLWINTPRRPWEASGTSGMKVLVNGGLNLSELDGWWAEAYCPETGWAIGDRAEHDDDPQWDIQEAETLYHLLENEIVPLFYQDRDASGCPQAWIQKIRESMSRLTPLYSSNRMLRDYVSTLYEPAGRLLADRSEKSRIEEICNWQKNIRQHWPLLHFGDLHVRTENNRHYFELHVYLDDLDAESISVELFANQSDQYPLEVVPMQRGEALSGAVNSYNYTLDIPADRDLADYTPRIIPCHQNCLVPMESAEILWYR; encoded by the coding sequence GTGACTATTGCCCCCTGTTATCTGCTTCCGCAAATGCCCGAATCGCTCAGTGGTCTGACGGAGCTGGCGCTGGATCTGCGCTGGGCGTGGAGTCATGCCGCCGACTCCCTCTGGGCCGAAATAGCGCCAGAACTTTGGGAGCAAACGCGCAATCCCTGGTTAATTTTACAAAATATCAGTAGTCAAACCTTGCAAGAATTGGCGCAAAATCCAGCATTCATTGAAAAGCTCAAGGCTTTTAGTGCGCAGCATCAGGAGCAATTAACCCAAAGCAGCTGGTTTGAACAGAATTACGCCCAGACTTCCTTCCGGCAGGTTGCTTATTTCAGCATGGAATTCGGCCTCTCCGAGGCCCTCCCCATATATTCTGGAGGGCTGGGAATCCTGGCCGGCGATTGCCTGAAAACTGCCAGTGATCTGGGTATCCCGTTGCTGGGTATCGGTCTGCTCTGGCAACAGGGCTATTTTCGCCAAACGCTGGATGAAAACAGTCGGCAACAGGAATTTTATCCCTATAACGATCCCACCCAGATGCCGGTTACCCCGGTGCGTGACAGCGAAGGAGAATGGTTGCGCCTGCAACTCCCCTTCCCTGGCCGAAAAGTCATATTACGCGCATGGCAAGCCCAGGTAGGCCGGGTAACCTTGTATTTGCTGGATAGTAACGATCCCCTGAATACTCCGGCAGATCGAGGGATAACCGCTGAGTTATATGGAGGAGGCCCGGAAACCCGCTTGCAGCAGGAAATCTGTCTGGGCATCGGCGGCTGGTTGTTATTGCGCCGTCTGGGGATTCAACCCGAAATATGCCATCTCAATGAAGGGCATGCCGCATTTGCCATTCTGGCCCGCGCATACAGCCATATGCAGGATCATGGCACCCAGTTTGAATGTGCCCTCAATGGCACTCGGGCCGGTAATATTTTCACAACCCATACCCCCGTATCTGCTGGTTTTGACCGTTTCCCGGCAGAATTAATGACGCGTTACATTGCGGGAGCGCCAGAAGCTTTTGGTGTCGATGTAGAAACCATCCTGGCGCTGGGACGGGAAAATCCCGATGATCCGCAAGAACCATTTAATATGGCCTGGCTGGCGATTCGCGGCAGCATTATGGTCAACGCCGTCAGCCGCCTGCATGGAGAAGTCAGCAGACGTCTGTTCCAGCCGCTCTTTCCACGCTGGCCTGCGGACGAAGTTCCGGTAACCCATGTCACCAATGGTGTGCACATGCCCTCCTGGGACTCTGCTGAAGCAGATGCCTTGTGGACTTCCTGCTGCGGTAAACAGCGCTGGCTGGGTGACTTGCAAAACCTCGCAGCAGAATTCCGTAAAACACCCGACAGTTTGATCTGGGAATTACGCAGCAAAGGCCGTCAGCAGGTCATTCATTTCGCGCGACAACGGCTTCAGCAACAACTGGCGCAGGCGCACGCGCCGCTGGAGGAGCAAGAGCGTGCTGCGTTGGCATTGGACCCTAATGCCCTGACGATCGGTTTTGCACGTCGCTTTACGGCCTATAAACGTCCCAATCTGCTCTTGAGTAATCCCGACAGACTGAGGCAATTACTGACCAATCCACATCGCCCGGTACAACTGCTCATTGCCGGAAAAGCTCATCCTCGGGATGAAGCGGGCAAAAAAATGATTCAGCAGTGGACCTTGTTTATTCATCAACATCCCGAGCTGGCCAATCATATTGTCTTTATTGCCGATTACGACATGCTGGTGGCCGAGCATCTGGTTCAAGGCGTCGACTTATGGATTAATACGCCGCGTCGCCCCTGGGAAGCCAGCGGGACCAGTGGCATGAAAGTACTGGTTAATGGCGGACTTAATTTATCCGAACTGGATGGCTGGTGGGCTGAAGCCTATTGTCCGGAAACGGGCTGGGCTATCGGTGATCGCGCCGAACATGATGATGATCCACAATGGGATATTCAGGAAGCAGAAACTCTCTATCATTTATTGGAAAACGAGATTGTGCCTCTTTTTTATCAGGATCGCGATGCCAGCGGCTGTCCGCAGGCCTGGATTCAGAAAATTCGCGAAAGCATGAGTCGGCTTACGCCCTTATACAGCAGCAATCGAATGCTCCGCGATTATGTCTCGACCCTATACGAACCCGCTGGACGCCTCCTCGCCGATCGTAGCGAAAAAAGTCGAATTGAGGAAATCTGTAACTGGCAAAAAAATATTCGCCAACACTGGCCCCTTCTGCATTTTGGCGATCTCCATGTACGTACCGAAAATAATCGCCATTATTTTGAACTGCATGTTTATCTGGACGATCTGGATGCTGAATCTATCAGCGTGGAACTATTTGCCAACCAAAGTGACCAATATCCTTTAGAAGTGGTTCCCATGCAGCGTGGTGAAGCACTGAGTGGAGCAGTCAACAGTTACAATTACACGTTGGACATCCCTGCTGATCGTGACTTGGCAGACTACACTCCGCGCATCATTCCTTGCCATCAAAATTGCCTGGTGCCCATGGAGAGTGCGGAAATACTCTGGTACCGTTAA
- a CDS encoding cation:proton antiporter, with translation MNIMLILAGLVILGAASQWLAWRVKLPAIIFLLGIGIIAGPVTGWIQPDQLFGPLLFPGISLAVAVILFEGALNLRLRELGGLASVIRRMVSLGAISSWLILAVATHWIADFNWTMAILFGAVVVVSGPTVIGPVLRAARPNARISNVLMWESILIDPIGALLAVLVFEAIIAHHGSTGLNSAVEVFLKMLGAGVVLGILAGQSLGWLLKKRAIPDYLHGVVALGSVFIIFAAANQIAHESGLLAVTLMGVWLANMRDIPLENILNFKESLSILLISILFILLAARLNLLALKEVIISGVLLTLVIQLIAQPVKVLLAYDGKELNWKERFMTGWIAPRGIVAAAGAPVYAGQLEALNYPKAHLFVPLTFALIIVTVLLASFTARPMARLLGVSEKDPRGILIVGANAFAIAVAGKLKEWGFRPLLVDDEYRQIQAARMAGLDTFLGSPVSEAADRQLNLIGFGYLLALSTDAARNLIASLRYDPEFGHRSVFTLADGSSRKTSARNRTAKQHRRLHLFSEDATAGSLLDKMEKGWTLKATGLTEQFEWVQYQQQFTAGFLALFVLHKNGKLQVINSDQSQPEPRAGDQILALVAPDVAPTEDAH, from the coding sequence ATGAACATCATGCTGATTCTGGCTGGGCTGGTTATTTTGGGCGCGGCCAGCCAGTGGCTGGCATGGCGGGTCAAACTACCCGCCATTATATTTCTTCTGGGTATTGGCATTATTGCCGGCCCGGTCACCGGCTGGATTCAACCGGACCAGCTATTTGGCCCTCTCCTGTTTCCCGGTATTTCTTTAGCAGTAGCCGTAATACTGTTTGAGGGCGCGCTGAATTTACGCCTGCGAGAACTGGGCGGCCTCGCCTCGGTCATTCGCAGAATGGTCAGCCTGGGGGCCATCAGCAGTTGGCTGATACTGGCGGTAGCTACTCACTGGATTGCGGACTTTAACTGGACCATGGCAATCCTCTTTGGTGCAGTTGTGGTGGTTTCCGGACCCACCGTCATCGGCCCGGTGTTAAGGGCAGCCAGACCCAATGCGCGTATCAGTAATGTATTAATGTGGGAGAGCATACTCATTGATCCCATTGGGGCCTTGCTGGCCGTTCTGGTTTTCGAAGCTATTATTGCCCATCACGGCTCCACTGGACTCAATTCTGCCGTTGAAGTTTTTCTAAAAATGCTTGGTGCAGGTGTTGTTTTAGGAATTTTAGCTGGTCAAAGCCTGGGATGGTTACTCAAAAAAAGAGCTATCCCCGATTATCTGCATGGCGTAGTGGCATTGGGTAGTGTTTTTATTATTTTTGCTGCAGCCAACCAAATCGCCCACGAATCCGGACTACTTGCTGTCACCCTGATGGGTGTATGGCTTGCTAATATGCGCGATATCCCCTTGGAAAATATTCTTAATTTCAAAGAAAGTCTCTCTATTTTATTAATCTCCATTCTTTTCATTCTCCTCGCTGCGCGCCTGAATCTGCTGGCCTTGAAAGAAGTCATCATCTCCGGCGTACTGCTCACGCTGGTTATTCAACTGATCGCCCAGCCTGTCAAAGTGTTACTGGCTTACGATGGCAAGGAACTGAACTGGAAAGAAAGATTCATGACCGGATGGATCGCCCCGCGCGGAATTGTCGCAGCAGCAGGCGCCCCCGTATATGCCGGGCAACTGGAAGCACTGAATTATCCCAAGGCCCACTTGTTTGTGCCTCTGACTTTCGCATTGATCATTGTCACCGTACTCCTGGCCAGTTTTACGGCGCGTCCCATGGCAAGGCTTCTGGGTGTCTCTGAAAAAGACCCTCGTGGCATTCTTATTGTGGGGGCCAACGCATTTGCCATCGCCGTTGCTGGAAAACTCAAGGAATGGGGGTTCCGGCCACTTTTGGTGGATGATGAATATCGACAAATCCAGGCGGCACGCATGGCAGGACTGGATACTTTTTTGGGTAGCCCGGTTTCAGAAGCCGCCGATCGTCAACTCAACCTGATTGGATTTGGTTATCTGCTGGCTCTATCCACCGATGCCGCCCGTAATCTGATCGCCTCACTGCGTTATGATCCCGAATTCGGTCATCGTTCTGTGTTTACCCTGGCCGATGGCAGCAGTCGCAAAACCAGTGCCCGCAACCGCACGGCAAAACAACATAGACGTCTTCATCTTTTCAGTGAAGACGCTACCGCTGGTTCTTTGCTGGATAAAATGGAAAAGGGCTGGACCCTGAAAGCAACCGGCCTGACTGAGCAGTTTGAATGGGTACAATACCAGCAACAATTTACTGCAGGCTTTCTGGCATTATTTGTACTGCATAAAAATGGAAAACTGCAAGTTATAAACAGTGACCAAAGCCAGCCTGAACCGCGTGCTGGCGATCAGATTCTGGCTCTGGTTGCACCTGACGTAGCTCCCACTGAAGATGCCCACTAA
- a CDS encoding DUF1289 domain-containing protein: MPTNSSLPDSPCLGFCTTALGDDVCKSCGRTFEEVCQWITMTPEQKAATWNRIRKNGWWDQQRKAKDL; encoded by the coding sequence ATGCCCACTAACTCCTCACTACCTGATTCTCCATGCCTGGGATTTTGCACTACCGCTCTGGGCGATGACGTGTGTAAATCCTGCGGTCGAACTTTTGAAGAGGTTTGCCAGTGGATAACTATGACACCTGAACAGAAAGCGGCTACCTGGAACCGCATTCGCAAAAATGGCTGGTGGGATCAGCAGAGAAAAGCCAAGGATCTATAA
- a CDS encoding sulfotransferase family protein, producing the protein MIDEFLEHAPSGQPIQRSIVTVIGMHRSGTSAIAKGLECLGLNMGDALIAPGEDNPRGYWEDAEVLRINKEVLERLNIAWNDTRIVPEALFLGTALKDLHDQAEKLLINRADQYTMWGFKDPRTLRVLPFWLHAAEQSGVNLQFVVALRHPYAVALSLQKRNGISLTRGQLMWAAYTLPFLPHIKNYPHVFISYDDLLEQPALVLEKISLHLARSIDENKLKIYVEQFLSQSLRHHSVALNDEEYAKNMLPLLDKIYHILTAIKQNESVAQWVLWAECYEEYQRYQSILEELDAESDYHWKRRGSFLKRLIYG; encoded by the coding sequence GTGATTGATGAGTTTTTGGAGCATGCTCCCAGCGGCCAACCAATTCAGAGAAGTATCGTAACGGTCATCGGCATGCATAGAAGTGGTACAAGTGCTATTGCCAAAGGTCTGGAGTGTTTGGGGCTCAATATGGGGGATGCTTTGATTGCGCCCGGTGAAGATAATCCGAGAGGCTACTGGGAAGATGCCGAGGTTTTGCGCATCAACAAGGAAGTTCTTGAACGTTTAAATATTGCCTGGAATGACACCCGGATTGTTCCGGAAGCTCTTTTTTTAGGTACGGCGCTGAAAGATCTCCATGATCAGGCTGAGAAGTTATTGATCAATCGCGCGGATCAATACACCATGTGGGGATTCAAAGATCCGAGAACTTTAAGAGTTTTGCCTTTCTGGCTGCATGCTGCAGAACAGTCAGGGGTTAATCTTCAGTTTGTCGTCGCCCTACGACACCCTTATGCGGTGGCGCTATCGCTGCAAAAGCGCAATGGTATCTCCCTTACGAGAGGCCAGTTGATGTGGGCGGCATATACCTTACCATTTTTACCGCATATTAAAAATTATCCTCACGTTTTTATTTCATATGATGATTTGTTGGAACAGCCAGCACTTGTTCTGGAAAAAATCTCTTTACATCTGGCACGTTCCATAGACGAGAATAAACTCAAAATTTATGTTGAACAGTTTTTAAGTCAATCCCTAAGACATCATTCCGTTGCGCTTAATGATGAAGAATATGCCAAAAATATGCTACCATTACTCGATAAAATATATCATATTCTAACTGCCATAAAACAAAATGAAAGTGTCGCCCAGTGGGTACTATGGGCGGAATGTTATGAAGAATACCAACGTTACCAAAGTATTCTTGAAGAGCTCGATGCAGAAAGCGATTATCACTGGAAACGGCGAGGAAGCTTCCTGAAGAGGTTGATTTATGGTTAG
- a CDS encoding glycosyltransferase family 25 protein, whose product MNIKTGGMIVSLKKCMPPIHVISMASHPERRHHISAEARRLQVHLNLFEACAPRHIADYPNSYDQTYRKKYFGYEMTPGEVGCFMSHRSLWQQCAQSDDVAWCILEDDVVLGPNFVEKIALAIDTAGEWDILRLMSERWDRQGKLYLRVNNEFRLMRYVRQPQGTAAYLIRPDAAKVLLKHTEKMRDAVDKMMDQYWLHGLRMLVLEPALVSIDVKLPSIIQERGWSAEHRSSRPFWRRLQREVRNGWESLCARSYLWAQTFRNPVHGYWTFRK is encoded by the coding sequence ATGAACATCAAAACTGGGGGAATGATCGTTTCTTTGAAGAAATGTATGCCTCCCATTCATGTGATTTCCATGGCGAGTCACCCTGAACGCCGTCATCATATTTCAGCAGAAGCCAGGCGTTTGCAGGTACATTTAAATTTGTTTGAAGCTTGTGCACCTAGACACATTGCTGATTACCCCAATTCTTATGATCAAACGTACCGAAAAAAATATTTCGGATATGAAATGACCCCGGGCGAAGTTGGGTGTTTTATGAGTCACCGTTCATTGTGGCAACAATGCGCACAATCAGATGATGTGGCTTGGTGTATTCTTGAGGATGATGTAGTGCTAGGGCCCAACTTTGTTGAAAAAATTGCGCTCGCCATAGATACTGCTGGGGAGTGGGATATTTTGCGTCTGATGAGTGAACGTTGGGATCGGCAAGGTAAGCTATATCTTCGCGTGAATAATGAATTTCGACTGATGCGTTATGTTCGACAGCCACAGGGAACCGCTGCCTATCTGATACGACCAGACGCCGCCAAGGTACTACTTAAACATACTGAAAAAATGCGTGACGCAGTAGATAAGATGATGGATCAATACTGGTTGCATGGATTGCGCATGTTGGTTCTTGAACCTGCTCTGGTTTCTATTGATGTGAAGCTGCCATCCATTATTCAAGAGCGCGGTTGGTCTGCGGAGCACCGATCATCGCGGCCATTCTGGCGACGTCTACAAAGAGAGGTCAGGAATGGCTGGGAAAGTCTCTGCGCACGGAGTTATCTGTGGGCACAAACTTTCCGTAATCCAGTCCACGGATATTGGACGTTCCGCAAATGA
- a CDS encoding HdeD family acid-resistance protein, whose amino-acid sequence MNPNIPDLQNIMETEKKMFGKYLVPVAILLIIIGIFGILSPIILSAVTDGIIAAMLIIAGFTWIAHSIQMHQHQMADWLKPLLLFITGGIMIALPKAGIAAIGLMFVLYFIIDAYRNFTQMKIYPGHGRGWSIFSGIIDIFIALLFVVTWPRGSLILVGIFVGVNLIFDGIILLMLRNVKPG is encoded by the coding sequence TTGAATCCCAACATTCCTGATCTACAAAATATTATGGAAACCGAAAAGAAAATGTTCGGTAAATATTTGGTTCCTGTAGCTATCTTATTAATCATTATCGGGATATTTGGAATTTTAAGCCCAATTATTCTTTCTGCAGTCACCGATGGCATTATTGCAGCTATGCTGATTATTGCCGGATTCACCTGGATTGCGCACAGCATCCAGATGCACCAGCATCAAATGGCTGACTGGCTGAAACCCTTACTGCTTTTTATCACTGGGGGCATCATGATTGCCTTACCGAAAGCAGGAATTGCGGCAATTGGTTTGATGTTCGTTCTGTATTTCATCATTGATGCCTACCGAAATTTCACGCAAATGAAAATCTATCCGGGACATGGTCGGGGCTGGTCCATTTTTAGTGGTATTATCGACATTTTCATTGCCCTTCTCTTCGTGGTCACCTGGCCTCGGGGTTCATTGATCCTGGTCGGCATATTTGTCGGCGTCAACTTGATATTTGATGGGATCATCCTGCTGATGTTGCGCAATGTAAAACCCGGATAA